The following are from one region of the Sandaracinus amylolyticus genome:
- a CDS encoding vWA domain-containing protein, which translates to MRIDDGLRFVLAIAVAASAPGCVMYARVPLRAGAGWSASAGATYVVEQPAACASVGPCAPPVVVVGDATASASGSTTTIASAGGASGVVIVESGYAGASGGVESGASSGGVLVAASDAGASSGGVLVASSDASASSGGVLVASSDAGASSVAASDASATASASAGGIAITGQGRGLLAIANEGVTIDGAIAALGLLGPLAGSSFDASTRVGGDGSITIDASLAHDALPRAGGQTSVVVRVAGGAAPSRVPPLRVHLVIDASTSMQSTWGQLQEAALHLVARLRPEDELQIVVYGTDAREALAPVRVGDGANARRVIRALRPEGRTNIEAGLRIAYRDVRPHASLVVVLSDGVPNGGLSTPDELGALSAEANARGAVTTAIGIGWDFHPGILRSLAERGHGRFRIAPRPGELGTILEAELTARGRIAAHDIGVSIALGEGVQIDGALPEGLVRTETGVRIASPSIAAGEEQVIVIPVTVPPGADARTVARVDAQWTPIGARVASHADKALAVAVSRTPVLAGGALAALDADLSASLELAADAVTNGDAHAASVALRDHAVRARVQVRARPDVALEARATHVETLATALERLVPSASWHDRRALGASMLSFSVSLGR; encoded by the coding sequence GTGAGAATCGACGACGGGCTCCGGTTCGTGCTCGCGATCGCGGTGGCGGCGAGCGCTCCAGGCTGTGTGATGTACGCGCGCGTGCCGCTGCGGGCGGGCGCGGGCTGGTCGGCATCGGCCGGCGCGACGTACGTCGTGGAGCAGCCTGCGGCGTGCGCGAGCGTCGGGCCGTGCGCGCCGCCGGTGGTGGTCGTGGGCGACGCGACGGCGAGCGCGAGCGGGAGCACGACGACGATCGCGAGCGCCGGAGGCGCGAGCGGCGTGGTGATCGTCGAGAGCGGGTACGCGGGCGCGAGCGGGGGCGTCGAGAGCGGCGCGAGCTCCGGTGGTGTGCTCGTCGCGGCCAGTGATGCGGGCGCGAGCTCCGGTGGTGTGCTCGTCGCGAGCAGTGATGCGAGCGCGAGCTCGGGTGGTGTGCTCGTCGCGAGCAGTGATGCGGGCGCGAGCAGCGTCGCGGCCAGTGATGCGAGCGCGACCGCTTCGGCGAGCGCGGGGGGCATCGCGATCACCGGGCAGGGCCGCGGGCTGCTCGCGATCGCGAACGAAGGCGTGACCATCGACGGGGCGATCGCGGCGCTCGGTCTGCTCGGACCGCTCGCGGGCTCGTCGTTCGATGCGTCCACGCGGGTCGGCGGCGATGGCTCGATCACGATCGACGCGTCGCTCGCGCACGATGCGCTCCCGCGCGCCGGTGGACAGACCAGCGTGGTCGTGCGCGTCGCGGGCGGCGCGGCGCCCTCGCGCGTGCCGCCGCTGCGCGTGCACCTCGTGATCGACGCGTCGACGTCGATGCAGTCGACGTGGGGCCAGCTCCAGGAGGCCGCGCTGCACCTCGTCGCGCGGCTTCGTCCCGAGGACGAGCTGCAGATCGTCGTGTACGGCACCGATGCGCGCGAGGCGCTCGCGCCGGTGCGCGTCGGCGACGGAGCGAACGCGCGACGGGTGATCCGCGCGCTGCGCCCCGAAGGTCGCACCAACATCGAGGCCGGGCTCCGCATCGCGTATCGCGACGTGCGCCCCCACGCGTCGCTCGTCGTCGTGCTCTCGGACGGCGTGCCGAACGGCGGTCTCTCGACGCCCGACGAGCTCGGCGCGCTCTCCGCGGAAGCGAATGCGCGCGGCGCGGTGACGACGGCGATCGGCATCGGCTGGGACTTCCACCCCGGCATCCTCCGCTCGCTCGCGGAGCGCGGGCACGGTCGGTTCCGCATCGCGCCGCGGCCCGGCGAGCTCGGCACGATCCTCGAGGCGGAGCTCACGGCGCGCGGCCGCATCGCGGCGCACGACATCGGCGTGTCGATCGCGCTCGGCGAGGGTGTGCAGATCGACGGCGCGCTGCCCGAGGGGCTCGTGCGCACCGAGACCGGCGTGCGGATCGCGTCTCCGTCGATCGCGGCGGGCGAAGAGCAGGTGATCGTGATCCCGGTGACGGTGCCGCCCGGCGCCGATGCGCGCACCGTGGCGCGCGTCGACGCGCAGTGGACGCCGATCGGGGCGCGCGTCGCGTCGCACGCGGACAAGGCGCTCGCCGTCGCGGTGTCGCGCACGCCGGTGCTCGCGGGCGGGGCCCTCGCGGCGCTCGACGCGGATCTCTCGGCGTCGCTGGAGCTCGCGGCCGACGCGGTCACGAACGGCGATGCGCACGCGGCGAGCGTGGCGCTGCGCGATCACGCGGTGCGGGCTCGGGTGCAGGTGCGCGCGCGGCCCGACGTCGCGCTCGAGGCGCGCGCGACCCACGTCGAGACGCTCGCGACCGCGCTCGAGCGCCTGGTGCCGAGCGCGTCGTGGCACGACCGCCGCGCGCTCGGCGCCTCGATGCTCTCGTTCTCGGTGTCGCTCGGTCGCTGA
- a CDS encoding TIGR04552 family protein produces the protein MSIPPPAPPSDFRWLSDLRLAELESIRLILRGASVIDWQRLELATEAQVREFLAVQEFDLDDPASRARTEAVKNAAIAYLRRNFDFPIPKPVAQMDAAELLLLASARGHRQLCACTILKVMHIIHHLEARELLYMLPISDQDVFHLVEQKVYRVIGGMLAAGLPILEFIGGRKNRDSLYSKLLSKKETHAAQIYDKLRFRIVTRSPDDIFPVLSHLTRYLFPFNYVVPGQTTNTMFDLRKYCASSPHLAGLARDLQPLVGEPDDDGLLVDNQFTSSSYRVVHFVVDMPVRLPQEILDLAPPAAWALGRVVFAQAEFQVIDRETEHANEMGDASHDAYKDRQKAAVMRRLKLGNVRPMVAPVPVPAPAKLPEKRPAAARERGSRPPSSAAPTPKRKRK, from the coding sequence ATGAGCATCCCGCCGCCGGCGCCACCCTCCGACTTCCGCTGGCTCTCCGATCTGCGTCTCGCAGAGCTCGAGAGCATCCGGCTGATCCTCCGTGGTGCGTCGGTCATCGACTGGCAGCGCCTGGAGCTCGCGACGGAAGCGCAGGTGCGCGAGTTCCTCGCGGTGCAGGAGTTCGATCTCGACGACCCTGCGAGCCGGGCGCGCACCGAGGCAGTGAAGAACGCCGCGATCGCGTACCTGCGGCGCAACTTCGACTTCCCGATCCCGAAGCCGGTCGCGCAGATGGACGCGGCCGAGCTGCTCCTGCTCGCGTCGGCGCGCGGTCATCGCCAGCTCTGCGCCTGCACGATCTTGAAGGTGATGCACATCATCCATCACCTCGAGGCGCGCGAGCTGCTCTACATGCTGCCGATCTCCGACCAGGACGTGTTCCACCTGGTCGAGCAGAAGGTCTATCGCGTGATCGGCGGGATGCTCGCGGCCGGCCTGCCGATCCTCGAGTTCATCGGCGGGCGCAAGAACCGCGACTCGCTCTACTCGAAGCTGCTCTCCAAGAAGGAGACGCACGCCGCGCAGATCTACGACAAGCTGCGCTTCCGCATCGTCACGCGATCGCCGGACGACATCTTCCCGGTGCTCTCGCACCTGACGCGGTACCTCTTCCCGTTCAACTACGTGGTGCCGGGGCAGACCACGAACACGATGTTCGATCTGCGGAAGTACTGCGCCTCGAGCCCGCACCTCGCGGGGCTCGCGCGCGACCTGCAGCCGCTGGTGGGCGAGCCCGACGACGACGGGCTGCTGGTCGACAACCAGTTCACGAGCTCGTCGTACCGGGTCGTGCACTTCGTCGTCGACATGCCGGTGAGGCTCCCGCAGGAGATCCTCGACCTCGCGCCGCCCGCGGCATGGGCGCTCGGCCGCGTGGTGTTCGCGCAGGCGGAGTTCCAGGTCATCGATCGCGAGACCGAGCACGCGAACGAGATGGGCGACGCGTCGCACGACGCGTACAAGGATCGTCAGAAGGCGGCGGTCATGCGGCGGCTGAAGCTCGGCAACGTGCGGCCGATGGTCGCGCCGGTGCCGGTGCCCGCGCCCGCGAAGCTGCCGGAGAAGCGACCTGCCGCGGCGCGCGAGCGCGGGTCGAGGCCGCCGAGCAGCGCGGCCCCGACGCCGAAGCGCAAGCGCAAGTAG
- the lon gene encoding endopeptidase La, whose protein sequence is MSATIPPPEGPEILPILPLRNSVLFPASVVPVNVGRARSVKLIEESFGRDRPTIGVVAQLVADVEDPEFEQVYELGTVARVLKVIRLSSGNYSVVLQGIARMRILEPQGRVPYMRARVQRIHEAPIRDTEIDALGAALRESARKLGELLPHQSREHALQLDNVSDAGALADLVATNLPVSTQQKQQILQILDVRERLRKVAELVSRQSQVYRVKKEISTMVQEEMSRSQREFLLRQQMKTIRRELGEAEDDDEIETLRERIARAHMPNDAEKAARKQLSRMRSMSPNGAEYQVCRNYVEWLADLPWSKTTADRLDVAEARRVLDEDHHGLERIKRRIVEYIAVRRLKSDIRGPILCFVGPPGVGKTSLAKSIARATGRNFVRVALGGVQDEAEIRGHRRTYVGAYPGRFVAGLKNAGARNPVMLLDEIDKLGSDGRGDPASALLEVLDPEQNNTFTDHYLEVPVDLSPVLFIATANRKDTIPRPLLDRMELIELAGYTRDEKQAIAKNFLIPKQLEEHGLSPERLDFSDEAIDRLVDEYTREAGVRRLEQTIASVCRHVAVRLAEGEDVAQLADGAYVEKVLGPPRYDKQIAEKLGHAGVATGLAWTPAGGELMIVEASQMPGTGNIRVTGKVGDVMQESIAAAFTYIRARAEQLGLAPDFLSKIDVHLHLPGGGIPKDGPSGGIAIFVAIASMLTQLKVRPDVGMSGEITLRGHVLPVTGIKEKCLAAHRAGLKHVLLPKRNEADLDEVPETIRKDLVVHLVSRVDEVLSLVLELPPGDGSPRPPAPPASQGPQEVATAS, encoded by the coding sequence ATGAGCGCGACGATCCCGCCCCCGGAAGGCCCCGAGATCCTTCCCATCCTGCCGCTGCGCAACTCGGTGCTGTTCCCGGCCTCGGTCGTCCCGGTCAACGTGGGGCGCGCGCGCTCGGTGAAGCTGATCGAGGAGAGCTTCGGGCGTGACCGGCCGACGATCGGCGTGGTCGCCCAGCTCGTCGCCGACGTCGAGGATCCCGAGTTCGAGCAAGTCTACGAGCTCGGCACCGTCGCGCGCGTGCTGAAGGTCATCCGGCTCAGCTCGGGCAACTACTCGGTCGTGCTCCAGGGCATCGCGCGCATGCGCATCCTCGAGCCCCAGGGTCGCGTGCCGTACATGCGGGCGCGGGTGCAGCGCATCCACGAGGCGCCGATCCGCGACACCGAGATCGACGCGCTCGGCGCCGCGCTGCGCGAGTCGGCGCGCAAGCTCGGAGAGCTGCTGCCGCACCAGTCGCGCGAGCACGCGCTCCAGCTCGACAACGTGAGCGACGCGGGCGCGCTCGCCGATCTCGTCGCGACGAACCTGCCGGTCTCGACCCAGCAGAAGCAGCAGATCCTGCAGATCCTCGACGTGCGCGAGCGCCTCCGGAAGGTCGCCGAGCTCGTCTCGCGGCAGTCCCAGGTCTACCGCGTCAAGAAGGAGATCTCGACGATGGTGCAGGAGGAGATGTCGCGCTCGCAGCGCGAGTTCCTCCTCCGCCAGCAGATGAAGACGATCCGCCGCGAGCTCGGCGAGGCCGAGGACGACGACGAGATCGAGACGCTCCGCGAGCGCATCGCGCGCGCGCACATGCCGAACGACGCGGAGAAGGCGGCGCGCAAGCAGCTCTCGCGCATGCGCTCGATGTCGCCGAACGGCGCGGAGTACCAGGTTTGCCGCAACTACGTGGAGTGGCTCGCCGATCTGCCGTGGAGCAAGACCACCGCGGATCGCCTCGACGTCGCGGAAGCGCGGCGCGTGCTCGACGAGGACCACCACGGGCTCGAGCGCATCAAGCGGCGCATCGTCGAGTACATCGCGGTGCGGCGCCTCAAGAGCGACATCCGCGGGCCGATCCTCTGCTTCGTCGGTCCGCCCGGCGTGGGCAAGACGTCGCTCGCGAAGTCGATCGCGCGCGCGACCGGGCGCAACTTCGTGCGCGTCGCGCTCGGCGGCGTGCAGGACGAGGCGGAGATCCGCGGGCATCGCCGGACCTACGTCGGCGCGTACCCCGGGCGCTTCGTCGCGGGCCTGAAGAACGCGGGCGCGCGCAACCCGGTGATGCTGCTCGACGAGATCGACAAGCTCGGCAGCGATGGGCGCGGCGATCCCGCGAGCGCGCTGCTCGAGGTGCTCGACCCCGAGCAGAACAACACGTTCACCGATCACTACCTCGAGGTGCCGGTCGATCTCTCGCCGGTGCTCTTCATCGCGACCGCGAACCGCAAGGACACGATCCCGCGGCCGCTGCTCGACCGCATGGAGCTCATCGAGCTCGCGGGCTACACGCGCGACGAGAAGCAGGCGATCGCGAAGAACTTCCTGATCCCGAAGCAGCTCGAGGAGCACGGCCTCTCGCCCGAGCGCCTCGACTTCAGCGACGAGGCGATCGATCGGCTCGTCGACGAGTACACGCGCGAAGCGGGCGTGCGTCGTCTCGAGCAGACGATCGCGTCGGTGTGCCGCCACGTCGCGGTGCGGCTCGCGGAGGGCGAGGACGTCGCGCAGCTCGCGGACGGCGCGTACGTCGAGAAGGTCCTCGGGCCGCCGCGCTACGACAAGCAGATTGCGGAGAAGCTCGGGCACGCGGGCGTCGCGACCGGGCTCGCGTGGACTCCGGCGGGCGGCGAGCTGATGATCGTCGAGGCCTCGCAGATGCCGGGCACCGGCAACATCCGCGTCACCGGCAAGGTCGGCGACGTGATGCAGGAGTCGATCGCCGCGGCGTTCACGTACATCCGCGCGCGCGCCGAGCAGCTCGGTCTGGCGCCCGACTTCCTCTCGAAGATCGACGTGCACCTGCACCTGCCGGGCGGCGGGATCCCGAAGGACGGGCCGAGCGGCGGCATCGCGATCTTCGTCGCGATCGCGTCGATGCTCACCCAGCTCAAGGTACGGCCCGACGTGGGCATGAGCGGCGAGATCACGCTGCGCGGACACGTGCTCCCGGTGACCGGGATCAAGGAGAAGTGCCTCGCGGCGCACCGCGCCGGGCTGAAGCACGTGCTGCTCCCGAAGCGCAACGAGGCGGATCTCGACGAGGTGCCGGAGACGATCCGGAAGGACCTCGTGGTGCACCTCGTGTCGAGGGTCGACGAGGTGCTCTCGCTGGTCCTCGAGCTGCCGCCGGGCGACGGGTCGCCGCGACCGCCTGCACCGCCGGCGTCGCAGGGTCCGCAGGAAGTCGCGACCGCGAGCTGA
- a CDS encoding tetratricopeptide repeat protein: MSEQEPAPPRPRPVARFQGPILGRKTVRMALVVSVALAMLFVMLSPLTGVPGPESALVLGLILPPFVAAAGARLAIEARTSGLHRTGELLERATWLAGGCVALPTAILAINGLRVPWCAPWEGLAFVALGPGIGVLLAAFVGVAIGTLFQRPRLATTIAVLVPILAALGSASLLYTSPAIFGYGHFFGYFPGTLYDPDIEIGTPYLTFRVLSGVQIGGFVALILASVDPRTARISGRYARTRIGSLIIATSFFGAALYGEYRATDLGHRSTAESIAQRLGTTLHGRICDVVVPRELARERAERLRDDCDLRVEQTAQGLGVEQRERVTAFFFRSTSEKRELMGASGTYIAKPWRNEVYLQLSGWPHPVLAHEIVHVVAGNAGVGPFRISGKAGGWLPSPGIIEGVAVALSWEERDGLTPHQWARAMMSLEMMPSVSQTEGLGFLLQPASRAYVTSGSFVRWVLDTRGPDVVRAIYQQGEYEGPLGMPLEEAEVAWREYLRTEVPLPPEALAMAEARFERPAIFAQVCPHRVAALMDVVADDLAAGDDRHAAETCEEVLDIDPNDTRARAWMAVALAREGQLERARRELDRLIGPPSASRPVIRAARQGIADALWAQGNVEEAAVMYRAILHEPLGDEEARQIEVRLLAVESGLPGGEHLREVFAPDPDAPHDAVTAMQAIMRLREIRPDGLGSYLEARQMIQRERFDRAEDALREAQSRGLPSERLSREARRMRAIVEFAMGRRRRSRAIWEDVLEDPSASEASRVEALDWIDRIERAGETTEPIDGEETRVEDAAALPEPTDVEVPDVHAHPMPPAVQQTELPVTEGVAPP, encoded by the coding sequence GTGAGCGAGCAAGAGCCGGCACCGCCGAGGCCGCGCCCGGTCGCGCGATTCCAGGGTCCGATCCTGGGGCGCAAGACGGTGCGGATGGCGCTCGTCGTGAGCGTCGCGCTCGCGATGCTCTTCGTGATGCTCTCTCCGCTCACCGGGGTGCCCGGTCCGGAGAGCGCGCTCGTCCTCGGGCTCATCCTGCCGCCCTTCGTCGCGGCGGCGGGCGCGCGGCTCGCGATCGAGGCGCGCACCAGCGGGCTGCACCGCACCGGCGAGCTGCTCGAGCGCGCGACCTGGCTCGCGGGCGGGTGCGTCGCGCTGCCCACCGCGATCCTCGCGATCAACGGTCTGCGGGTGCCGTGGTGCGCGCCCTGGGAAGGGCTCGCGTTCGTCGCGCTCGGCCCGGGGATCGGCGTGCTGCTCGCGGCGTTCGTGGGGGTCGCGATCGGGACGCTGTTCCAGCGACCGAGGCTCGCGACGACGATCGCGGTGCTGGTGCCGATCCTCGCGGCGCTGGGCTCGGCCAGCCTGCTCTACACGAGCCCGGCGATCTTCGGATACGGCCATTTCTTCGGGTATTTCCCGGGGACGCTCTACGATCCCGACATCGAGATCGGCACGCCGTACCTCACGTTCCGCGTGCTGAGCGGCGTGCAGATCGGCGGGTTCGTCGCGCTGATCCTCGCGAGCGTCGATCCCCGCACCGCGCGCATCTCGGGGCGCTACGCGCGCACCCGCATCGGCTCGTTGATCATCGCGACGTCGTTCTTCGGGGCCGCGCTCTACGGCGAGTACCGCGCGACCGATCTCGGGCACCGCAGCACCGCGGAGTCGATCGCGCAGCGGCTCGGCACCACGCTGCACGGGCGCATCTGCGACGTCGTGGTGCCGCGCGAGCTCGCGCGAGAGCGCGCGGAGCGGCTGCGCGACGACTGCGATCTGCGCGTCGAGCAGACCGCGCAGGGGCTCGGCGTAGAGCAGCGCGAGCGCGTGACCGCGTTCTTCTTCCGCAGCACGAGCGAGAAGCGCGAGCTCATGGGCGCGAGCGGCACGTACATCGCGAAGCCGTGGCGCAACGAGGTGTACCTGCAGCTCTCGGGATGGCCGCACCCCGTGCTCGCGCACGAGATCGTGCACGTCGTCGCGGGCAACGCGGGGGTCGGGCCGTTCCGCATCTCGGGCAAGGCCGGCGGGTGGCTGCCCTCGCCGGGGATCATCGAGGGCGTCGCGGTCGCGCTCTCGTGGGAGGAGCGCGACGGGCTCACGCCGCACCAGTGGGCGCGCGCGATGATGTCGCTCGAGATGATGCCGAGCGTCTCGCAGACCGAAGGGCTCGGGTTCCTGCTCCAGCCCGCGAGCCGCGCCTACGTGACCTCGGGCTCGTTCGTGCGGTGGGTGCTCGACACCCGCGGGCCCGACGTGGTGCGCGCGATCTACCAGCAGGGCGAGTACGAAGGCCCGCTCGGGATGCCGCTCGAAGAGGCGGAGGTCGCGTGGCGCGAGTACCTGCGCACCGAGGTCCCGCTCCCGCCCGAGGCGCTCGCGATGGCGGAGGCGCGCTTCGAGCGACCCGCGATCTTCGCGCAGGTGTGCCCGCATCGCGTCGCGGCGCTGATGGACGTGGTCGCCGACGATCTCGCGGCGGGCGACGATCGCCACGCCGCCGAGACGTGCGAAGAGGTGCTCGACATCGATCCGAACGACACGCGCGCGAGGGCGTGGATGGCGGTGGCGCTCGCGCGCGAAGGGCAGCTGGAGCGCGCGCGCCGCGAGCTCGATCGGCTGATCGGGCCGCCGAGCGCGTCGCGTCCCGTGATCCGCGCGGCACGTCAGGGCATCGCCGACGCGCTGTGGGCGCAGGGCAACGTGGAGGAAGCGGCGGTGATGTACCGCGCGATCCTGCACGAGCCGCTCGGTGACGAAGAGGCGCGTCAGATCGAGGTGCGCCTGCTCGCGGTGGAGAGCGGACTGCCGGGAGGCGAGCACCTGCGCGAGGTGTTCGCGCCCGATCCCGATGCGCCGCACGACGCGGTCACCGCGATGCAGGCGATCATGCGCCTGCGCGAGATCCGCCCCGACGGGCTCGGCTCGTACCTCGAGGCGCGACAGATGATCCAGCGCGAGCGCTTCGATCGCGCGGAGGACGCGCTGCGCGAGGCGCAGTCGCGCGGGCTGCCCAGCGAGCGGTTGTCGCGCGAGGCGCGGCGCATGCGCGCGATCGTGGAGTTCGCGATGGGCCGCAGGCGGCGATCGCGCGCGATCTGGGAGGACGTGCTCGAAGATCCGAGCGCGAGCGAGGCGTCGCGCGTGGAGGCGCTCGACTGGATCGATCGCATCGAGCGCGCGGGCGAGACCACCGAGCCGATCGACGGCGAGGAGACGCGCGTGGAGGACGCGGCCGCGCTGCCCGAGCCGACCGACGTGGAGGTGCCCGACGTGCACGCGCACCCGATGCCGCCCGCGGTGCAGCAGACCGAGCTGCCGGTGACGGAGGGCGTCGCACCGCCGTAG